AAGGTCTGCACGAAGCCCGCGCGGTAGCTGTAGATGCCGATGTGGTGCAGCGGCGCCAGCCCGGCGGCGGCCGCACCCTGCCACCAGGCGCCGCCCGGCTGCGCGCCGCGTGCATGCGGGATGGGCGCGCGGCTGAAGTAGCTGGCGCGGCCCCGGGCATCGAGCACCACCTTGACCACGTTGGGGTTGGCAAAGTCGGCGGCGCTGGCGATCGGATGTGCGGCCGTGCCCATGGGGCAGTGCGTGTGGCGGTGCATCAGGGCCGCGACGGCATCGATCAGGCCGGGCGCCATCAGCGGCTCGTCGCCCTGCACGTTCACCACCACCGCATCCTCGGGCAGGCCCAGCAGCGCGCAGGCTTCGGCCAGACGGTCGCTGCCGCTGGCGTGGTCGGCGCGCGTGGGCAGCGCCTGCACGCCGTGGGCCTGGCAGGCGTCGATGATCTCGGGCGCGTCGGCCGCCACCCAGACCTGCGCGGCGGCGCTTTGCAGCGCGCGCTCGGCCACGCGCACCACCATGGGCTTGCCGGCGATGTCGGCCAGGGGCTTGCGCGGCAGGCGGCTGGAGGCCAGCCGCGCGGGGATGACGACGGTGAAGGCCGCCGCGCTCACTGCTTTTTTTCCAGCTCGTCGTCGCTGAGCGTGCGCGCTTCGGTCTCGAGCAGGACGGGGATGCCGTCGCGCACCGGGTAGGCCAGGCGCGCGCTGTGCGATATGAGCTCCCGACGCTCGCGGTCGTAGGTCAGCGGCCCCTTGGTCACGGGGCACACCAGCAGTTCAAGCAGTTTCGGGTCCATGGCTTCCTCCGGCTTGCGGCGATGATAGTGGGGCCAGGCGCGCGTCCAGCCAGTCGAGGAAACGCGGCTCCAGCTCGACCTGCAGGGGCACCGCCCAGGCCTCGGGGTGCAGGTGCCAGAGCTTGACCGCGTCTTTTTCGGTACAAAT
This portion of the Comamonas flocculans genome encodes:
- a CDS encoding Trm112 family protein, whose product is MDPKLLELLVCPVTKGPLTYDRERRELISHSARLAYPVRDGIPVLLETEARTLSDDELEKKQ
- the kdsB gene encoding 3-deoxy-manno-octulosonate cytidylyltransferase codes for the protein MSAAAFTVVIPARLASSRLPRKPLADIAGKPMVVRVAERALQSAAAQVWVAADAPEIIDACQAHGVQALPTRADHASGSDRLAEACALLGLPEDAVVVNVQGDEPLMAPGLIDAVAALMHRHTHCPMGTAAHPIASAADFANPNVVKVVLDARGRASYFSRAPIPHARGAQPGGAWWQGAAAAGLAPLHHIGIYSYRAGFVQTFARLAPAPTEQLEQLEQLRALWHGHAIAVHVTTTAPGAGVDTPQDLERVRTLFAAGGTPA